A genomic segment from uncultured Marinifilum sp. encodes:
- a CDS encoding CoA-binding protein, whose product MKNKTLIIGASIKPERYAYKAAEKLLNNNHEIYMLGNRPGTLFNHEITKQQVPYTDVDTVTLYVSAKNQTNYYQYIIDLQPRRVIFNPGTENPDFEKQLDILGIIAERACTLVLLTTNVY is encoded by the coding sequence ATGAAAAATAAAACATTAATAATTGGCGCAAGCATAAAACCGGAACGTTACGCTTATAAAGCTGCTGAAAAACTATTGAACAACAATCATGAAATTTATATGTTGGGAAATCGCCCTGGCACGCTTTTTAATCATGAAATAACAAAACAGCAAGTACCTTATACCGATGTTGATACTGTTACTTTATATGTATCAGCAAAAAATCAAACTAACTATTACCAGTATATTATTGATTTACAGCCCCGAAGAGTGATTTTTAATCCGGGAACAGAAAATCCTGATTTTGAAAAGCAGCTTGATATTTTGGGAATTATAGCAGAAAGAGCATGTACTCTGGTACTTCTTACGACCAATGTGTATTAA
- a CDS encoding NifB/NifX family molybdenum-iron cluster-binding protein — MNNSKIIFAFAVNSANKFEKKHFGDVDKYLIYEYCNGEFSLISHQINNYKSVDEKHIHGSKEKGNSIIKLLKKNKVKVLVSPQFGINIKMINQHFIPVAIHKHDTENVFELLLANMKWIIDELEINPTEYRLFSINTGILKSTINK; from the coding sequence ATGAATAATTCCAAAATAATATTTGCCTTTGCTGTAAACAGTGCCAATAAATTTGAGAAAAAACATTTTGGCGATGTAGATAAATATCTGATTTATGAATATTGTAATGGTGAGTTTTCACTGATATCACACCAAATAAATAATTATAAAAGTGTGGATGAAAAACATATTCATGGTTCTAAAGAAAAAGGAAATTCTATTATTAAACTGCTAAAGAAAAACAAGGTTAAGGTATTGGTATCTCCACAGTTTGGTATAAATATTAAAATGATTAACCAACATTTTATTCCCGTTGCCATTCATAAGCACGATACTGAAAATGTATTTGAGCTTTTATTGGCAAACATGAAATGGATTATTGATGAACTGGAGATTAATCCAACAGAATACAGACTTTTTTCCATTAACACTGGCATTTTAAAAAGTACAATAAATAAATAA
- a CDS encoding Crp/Fnr family transcriptional regulator, producing MDSKNNNSQSKPDCFQSLGLADLQMVNKRRKQLTFFKDEMLFKQDALAPHVLFVNKGLVRVYLQTSKNKQINIRIAKQGDLMAFSSIFGRETYLYSAIALKDSQICMVDKQALKELLLKNSDFAMRINSKNCSNESRYINIIQNISYKQMRGKLASALLYLSSDEFKDEDVYEYLTRQNIADFASISVESAVKFIKEFEKENIISLNGKKIVIEDIKTLEEINQRG from the coding sequence TTGGATTCTAAAAATAACAATAGCCAAAGCAAGCCCGATTGTTTTCAATCATTGGGATTAGCTGATTTGCAAATGGTTAATAAAAGGAGAAAACAGTTAACCTTTTTTAAAGATGAAATGCTTTTTAAGCAGGATGCTCTTGCTCCTCATGTATTATTTGTGAATAAAGGATTGGTTCGTGTATATCTTCAAACCAGTAAAAACAAGCAAATAAATATTCGTATAGCTAAACAAGGCGATTTAATGGCTTTCTCTTCTATTTTCGGACGGGAAACTTATTTGTACTCGGCCATAGCTTTAAAAGATTCTCAAATTTGCATGGTTGACAAGCAAGCATTAAAAGAGTTATTGTTGAAAAATTCGGATTTTGCAATGCGAATTAATTCTAAAAACTGCAGTAACGAGAGCAGATATATTAACATTATTCAAAACATTTCATACAAGCAAATGCGAGGAAAATTAGCTTCTGCTTTATTGTATTTATCTTCCGATGAGTTTAAGGATGAGGATGTTTATGAGTACTTAACTCGCCAAAATATTGCCGATTTTGCATCAATTAGTGTTGAAAGTGCAGTAAAATTTATTAAAGAATTCGAGAAGGAGAATATTATTTCGCTTAATGGGAAAAAAATTGTAATTGAGGATATAAAAACATTAGAAGAAATAAATCAGAGAGGTTAA
- a CDS encoding NINE protein, which yields MEIVNQKSEKNFVAMLLLCFFLGGLGVHRFYAGKIGTGVLMLLTLGGLGIWTLIDFIIIAVGSFKDGDGLYIKN from the coding sequence ATGGAAATCGTAAATCAAAAAAGCGAAAAAAACTTTGTTGCAATGCTATTATTATGCTTCTTTTTGGGTGGACTAGGAGTACATCGCTTTTATGCTGGCAAAATAGGAACCGGTGTTTTAATGTTATTAACTTTAGGGGGATTAGGAATTTGGACTCTTATCGACTTTATTATTATAGCTGTTGGCAGCTTTAAAGACGGCGACGGATTATATATAAAAAACTAA